In Nitrospiria bacterium, the genomic window TGAGCTACTTTCAGCAATTCACAACGATCGATCGGGACCCTGAACCTGCGCAGAAAGCTCTGGAGTCGTTTCAAAAATTGTTGTCCACGTATCCAAACACAAAATACGCCGATGAAGCCCGAAAACGAATCTCCATCTGCCAGGAACGACTGGCCCGGTACCAGTTCTATGTCGGTCATTTCTACTACAAGCAGGAAGCCTACCCGGCCGCGATCCGCCGGTTTGAGCAGATCCTGATCACGTATCCAAACGATCCGATCGTGATGGATACGCTGTATTACCTCGCCCTCTCTTACGGAGGGGAAGGAAAACCCGAGCAGGCCGTAGCCCGTCTTCAGGACCTGATCGTAAAATATCCCGCCAGCCCCTACCGTACCAAAGCCCGCCAACTCCTGGACCAGCTGAACAACAAGCCGCGGTCATGAGGTATTTTCCGGCCCTTTTGGATCTCCGGAACAAACCCGTAGTTGTGATCGGCGGGGGCCGC contains:
- the bamD gene encoding outer membrane protein assembly factor BamD; amino-acid sequence: MPIPMEKTTRKTMVGFALAFFLASVGCTTPNDPLGADIRKELGVTKNSAEETKDDVKRNYDPKVILKRSEALYQAGEYIEAAGEYQHFLDLHPLHQWADYAQLKLGMSYFQQFTTIDRDPEPAQKALESFQKLLSTYPNTKYADEARKRISICQERLARYQFYVGHFYYKQEAYPAAIRRFEQILITYPNDPIVMDTLYYLALSYGGEGKPEQAVARLQDLIVKYPASPYRTKARQLLDQLNNKPRS